The DNA region GGGTCGTACGCCCGCACCACCGCCCCCGCGTCCTGCAGCGCCGGAACAATCGACAGCGACGGCGCATCGCGCATGTCATCGGTATTGGGCTTGAACGCCACCCCCAGAATGCCGATGGTCTTGCCGCGTACATGGCCGCCGCAGGCCTGCATGATGCGTCCGGCCATCGCGCCTTTGCGGCGATCGTTGATCTGCACGACGGTTTCGACAAGACGCACCGGCGCGCCCACTTCCTGCGCCGTGCGCGTCAGAGCCAGCGTGTCCTTGGGAAAACACGACCCGCCGTAGCCCGGCCCCGCGTGCAGAAACTTGCGGCCAATACGTCCGTCGAGTCCCATGCCACGCGCCACGTCCTGCACATCAGCGCCAAGCTTCTCGCACAGGTCGGCCATCTCGTTGATGAACGTGATCTTGGTGGCGAGAAACGCATTGGCGGCATACTTGGTGAGCTCCGCCGTCTCGAGCCCCGTCATCACGATGGGTGTTTCGGTGAGATAGAGCGGACGATACAACTCACGCAGCACCGCCTGCGCGCGCTCACTCTCGCAGCCAATGACCACGCGGTCGGGCCGCATGAAGTCGCCAATGGCCGAGCCTTCACGCAGGAATTCGGGGTTGGACGCCACGTCGAACTGTGCCGTCGAATTGGTCTCGCGCAACACCTCGCGCACGATATCGGCTACGCGTCGGCCCGTGCCCACGGACACGGTGCTCTTGGTGACGATGACGGTGTAACGGGTGAGCGCGCGTGCCACCTGTGCGGCGGCGTCCTCAATGTAGCGCAGGTCGGCGTGTCCGTCGCCGCGTCGGCTTGGTGTGCCCACCGCCAGAAATACCACATCCGACTCGGCCACGGCATCTGCGAGCTCGGTATGGAAATGCAGCAGGCCGCGTGACTGTCCACGTGCGACCAGGTCATCGAGACCCGGTTCGTAAATGGGCATGCGGCCCGCGCGCAATGCGTCGATTTTGCTCTGGTCCTTGTCGATGCAAGTGACCGTGGTGCCGAACTCGGCGAAGCAGGCGCCGGAGACGAGGCCCACATAGCCGGTGCCGATCATGGAGATCTTCATGGCACCAGCTTCGCGCGGGCAGGTCTGGGCTAAGTCATGACCCTGCTACAATTGCGCAACGTCAGAGATGAGGCGTGGGAGATGAGACCTTGTAAGGTCGAACGGCGTAAGGTGGGACCGCGCGAAGGAACTGGTCAGAGATGAGACGCCGAAGATGGGATGTTTGACGCGAGAGATGGGAGACTATCGCCTGGCCTGCCAGCGTCTCGGGTGGCGCTTCTCGTGGATGACGGCAATAACCGAAATTCCGGCAGGTAGGACCACGAAGTACGCGACATACGGGAAGCGGGGAAGTGGCGCCTTTCGCACATCATCAAGTGCCACCGCAAATGTCTCTGGCGACCGCTCAATTGCAGCGAGTACGACGCGGACGGTTCGGAGAAACTCGAACCCCAGACCAATTCGTCGCTTCTGGTACCAGACGAAGGCTTCGTGGAGATCGTCCTTGGCCTCAGCACGAAGGAACAGGGCGGCGCTCACGCGCCGCCGGATTCGATCTCGTCGAGTGCCTCGCGCCACGGCTGACCGAGATTACCGTCAGCCGCCAAAGCAGACCGGCGCCGGCGCAGCTCGGATGCGTTCTCCTCAGAGAGCGACATCCCCGAAGGCTCAAGGCTGTCCCACAGCTGCTCGGCCAGCTCGATGCGCTCTTCAGGCGTGAGGTGACTGAAGTCGAAAATGGGCACGCTCATATCGCGAAAGTTGAGAGGCCGAGGTAGGAATGCAAGCGGGCCAACTGAAGGTGGTGTAGCCAGCCCGTTACCGCATCAACGCGTTCACGATCAGGCTCTCGAGAATCCCCAGCCCGAAGTACGCCACCAACACCGAAATGTCGATCATCCCGATGGTCGGGATCACGCTGCGCAGCGGAGCCAGGAACCACTCCGTGAGCTGATAGGACCAGCGCCACCACTTGCTGTATGGGCCGCCGCCCACCCAGCTGGAAATCACGCGCGCGAACAGCGCGATGCGCAGAATGCTGAACGTCCAGCGAATGAGCACCGCCACCAATGAGCTGCCCGACTGGCTGGCCATGAACAGCATGATGAGTTCATTGCGCAGGAACTGGATGGTGCTGATGAGCAGCAGGCCGCCCAGAATGACCACCGCCAGGGCCCAGAGCGGCGCCGAGGTCGGTGTGCCGCCCGCGCGCAGCAGGCGGCGCTCCATGGGGGCCACCAGCCAGGGGTCCACGCGCTCCCGAATGAACCGCGCCGCGCCAGAGAACGGCGATATGCGCCGCGTGCGCACCGCCCACGACCCCGCGGCGCCAACCGCCGCCACCGCGCCAAACACAAACACCGTGGGGCGCAGGAAGAAGAGGAGCGTATCCAACGCCCCGACGATGACCTCAATCATGCGTTCAATCTACCCCACGCACCTGCCCAATGCTCCGACCCAAACTCCGACCCCGACCCCAACCCCGACCCCGACCCAAACCGCAGTTCGCCGTCAGGGCTGCTGCACCAATGGCTTCCGGCGCAAAGGCTTCCGTCCGCCCGGCTGTCGCAGTTTGCCGTTGACCCATCCTCCGATCATCACATATCCCACACTCACGCCCATCTCCCATATCCCAACTCTCCCCGTCCAATCCAACCAGGCCAGCAACCAATAGCATCCCAGCACCACGAGCGCGTCAAACACCGAAACCCGCCCCCTCCACCACCCCACCGGAAACAACAACACCCCGAGCCACGCCATCTCCACCATCCATGCCCAACGCGACTGCACCGTCACCAGCGACTGCAGCATCGCCCAACCCACGGTCGGCAACAGCTCCACCCGTGCCACATCCCCCGACCCCGACACAGACCCCGACCGCAGTTCCAGCGTGTGCCGCGACGCCATCCCCGACAACACCAGTTCGCGCGGATCGTCCAGGCTCCGCCCGGCAAACGCCCCATCCAACACGACCGAAGGGAACGTCAGTCCCCAGCTCCACGCCCGCCGCGTCACCCCGAGTTCCGCCGCATCCTTGTTCACCCGCAGCTGCATCACCGGCGCCGTATCACCCGGCAGATGCAGAAACACCAGCGGTACCGCATACGGCTCCGCCTCGCGTCCGCGCACGAAGTTCTGCACGCGCACCGTGTCCGGCTCTGCGTCCAGCTGCACAATGAATGGCCCGCTCCACCCGCGCGTGAACTGTACCCGTCCGTTCACCAGCACCGAGTCATTGCTGCCACCGTACCACGCCTGACCCGGCACATGCGGATACGGACTCGCCTCCGCCGAAACCGAGCCATGGGCAACAGCAGGACTTCGCGGCGCCATGGCCAGCGCTGTCAGCACAAACACCCCAAGTGCGCCGCCGAGCCACGATGCATGCAGCACCCGCGCGCCCATCTCGCTCGGCCGCACAAGCCACGGCCCGCATACCACGAGTGTCGCACCAAACAACGCACCCAGACCGTTGGTAATCACATCGGCCAGCGCCGCCGATCGTGATGGCGGCACGCCAATGGACTGCAGCCACTCAATGCCGAGGGAGAACACCAGCCCCAGCCCCAGCGCCATCCCTATGCGCAGTCCACCGCGCAGTCGCGACAACACCCACGCCGCCGCCAAACCAAACGGCACGAACAACAGCACATTGCTCACCGCGTCCGTCAACCACAGTCCTCCGCACCTCAGGCACCACTGCGGCGGAATCTGCGACGACACAATGGGATTGAACGGCAACAGCGTGGCCGTGATGATCACGACCACGCTGCATAGCAACGCCCCGAGTCTGAGGAAACTCACGACTCAGAACTTCAACTCAAAGCTCAAAGCTGACCGATCCAGCGGCACACACTACCGCAGTACCGCTTTCGCAATCGTCTGCAACTGCATATTGCTCGTCCCCTCATAAATCGTCCCGATCTTCGCATCACGGTAGTACTTCTCGACCGGGTACTCCCGCGTGTAGCCGTAGCCACCAAAGAGTTCCACGCAAAGCGACGTGACCCGCTCGCACATCTGCGACGCGTACAGCTTGGCCATCGCGCCCTCGCGCGCAATGTCCTGTCCCGCGTCTTTCAGGCGCGCCGCGTTGTACACCATCAGCCGCGCCGCCTCGAGCTCCGTCGCCGCCTGCGCCACCTGGAACTGGATCCCCTGGAACTCCGCCAGCGCCTTGCCGAACTGCTTGCGTTCCTTGAGGTAGCCCACCGCCGCGTTGAGCGCGCCCTGCGCCACACCCAGCATCTGCGCGCCAATGCCAATGCGGCCCTCGTTCAGCGTCTCGATGGCAATCTTGTATCCTGTGCCCACGTCGCCCAGCACGTTGGCGTCGGGCACGAACACATTCTCGAAGTGCAGGCTGGTGGTGCTCGAGGCACGAATGCCCAGCTTGTCTTCCTTCTTGCCCACCGTAAAGCCCTCCATGCCGAGCTCCACGATGAACGCCGTGATGCCCTTGTAGCCCATGTCGGGTCGCGTGTTGGCAAACACCACGAACACGCTGGCTTCGCCACCGTTGGTAATCCATGCCTTGCTGCCGTTGAGCACCCAGCCGCCTTCGGCGCGCGCCGCGCGTGTGGCCAGACCAAACGCATCCGAGCCCGAGCCCGGCTCCGACAGCGCGTAGGCGCCAATCGTGTCGGCCGTCATGCGCGGCAGAATGCGCGCGCGCTGCTCGTCGTTGCCGTAGCGGTGCAGGGGATAGTTGACCAGCGTGTTCTGCACGTCCACCTGGATGGCCGCGCTCGCGTCCACCTTGCTCAGCTCTTCCACGGCCAGCGTGACCATCATGAGCGAGCCGCCGGCGCCGCCGTACTGCTCGGGCAACTCGATGCCCATCAGGCCCAGCTCGAAAAACTTGGCCGTGAGCGACGCGTCCACCTTGCCGGCTTCCTCCATCGCCCGCACACGCGGGCGCACTTCCGACTCGGCCAGTTCGGCCACAGCAGCGCGGAACAGCTCCTCTTCTTCAGAGAGCAGGGTCAGGGGCGGACGGACGGATTCGGACACGGTATGCGACATGGTCTGAGGTGGAGGGAGATACCGGGGAGTATGACCACCCCGAACGATTTAAGGCCCGGCGCCGCCAAATCCTAGACGTGGCCGCGGTGGCACGCGGTGGAATGCGGGCCAAATGAACCAGGAATGAGCGCGGAATGGTCGAGTCCGGCACGGCGGTTGCTCCCTGTATCGCAACGTGAGAGCCCTTGCCAACCCCGTGACAACGCCCGTGCCAAACGCAACCGTTAGCAGCACAACCACTTACGAGACGTTTACGGCCACAGCGCGCCGCCCGTTGGGCTGGGCGCTCGTGGCATGCGCCTTGGGGGTGTTGCAGGCTTGCAGCGGTGGCGACGCACTGGCTCCGGAAGCTGTGGGTTCCCTGCCTCAGTCCACGCCGCAAACCAGCAACCTGGCCGCTCCGCAGATTCATGCGCTGTCCAGCGACACGGCCACTGTCGCCGGCTCCCATGCCATCCTCGGCAGCCACCTGCCCACCGCACTCGGCAGCCTGCGTGTGCAGGTGGATGGCGTGGATGCCCGCATTGTGGCCCAGTCATCCACGCGCCTCGAGTGGCAGCTGCCTGCTGACGCGTTTCCCTGCGCCGCCCCCCAAACCCGCCGCCTCAGCGTCTCTGGTCAGGGCATTCAATTCGAGGCCAAGGTGCTGGTCCACACCGCCCGCCGCCTCAGCCTCGACCCCAACAGCCCCGCTGTTGAACTCAAAGCGGCCGACGCCACCTGCATCGAGCTGGCAGCCCCCGCCGACCGCGCCTACGCCAAATACCTGATCGCCGTGGTGAACCCAAACCCGGCCCACACAAACTCAACACCCACCACTTCCCACTCAAAGCTCACAGCTGCAGTCAACGAACCCAGCAGCCACCCCTCCCTCATCGTCCCCCCGGCTCCCGCCCCCTCGGCTTCTGGCGTAAAGGCTTCCGTCGCCTCGGCTCTCGCAGTTTCAAACATCGGAGCCATCCACGGCACCGTCCCCATCTCAATTCCCGTCTCCGGCTGCTCGTCCTCTCCGGTCTCACAGACCCGGACCGCTTTCATCGGGACGAGCATAAGAATTCTCGAAGACCTCACCTCGCCCCACGCACAAAAGATGGACAAGGAGCTCGAGGCCATCGGCCGCGAGTTCGACCAGACCATCCTCCCCCTCATTCAGCAGCACTTCGGCAACCCGCTCGCTCTCGATCATGCCACCAACCGCGACCGCCGCATCACCCTGGTCCTGACGAAAACCGTCAACGACTCGCTGCCCGGCACCGCGGCCTTCGTCAGCGCCTGCAACTTCCATCCGCGTCGCACTTTCGCCGCCAGCAACGAAGACGAAGTCATCTTCGCCCGTGTGCCTGCCGCCACCGAGCGTCCCAGCGACTGGCGCCGCGCCATGCGTGCCACGCTGGTGCACGAGACCAAGCATCTCGCCA from Gemmatimonas sp. UBA7669 includes:
- a CDS encoding UDP-glucose dehydrogenase family protein — protein: MKISMIGTGYVGLVSGACFAEFGTTVTCIDKDQSKIDALRAGRMPIYEPGLDDLVARGQSRGLLHFHTELADAVAESDVVFLAVGTPSRRGDGHADLRYIEDAAAQVARALTRYTVIVTKSTVSVGTGRRVADIVREVLRETNSTAQFDVASNPEFLREGSAIGDFMRPDRVVIGCESERAQAVLRELYRPLYLTETPIVMTGLETAELTKYAANAFLATKITFINEMADLCEKLGADVQDVARGMGLDGRIGRKFLHAGPGYGGSCFPKDTLALTRTAQEVGAPVRLVETVVQINDRRKGAMAGRIMQACGGHVRGKTIGILGVAFKPNTDDMRDAPSLSIVPALQDAGAVVRAYDPEAMHEAERLLPGVAWCDDPYAVAEGASAVALLTEWNEFRALDFERLGAAMADRVFVDLRNVYRPAVVRGLGFRYSSIGRS
- a CDS encoding addiction module protein translates to MSVPIFDFSHLTPEERIELAEQLWDSLEPSGMSLSEENASELRRRRSALAADGNLGQPWREALDEIESGGA
- a CDS encoding YggT family protein; this translates as MIEVIVGALDTLLFFLRPTVFVFGAVAAVGAAGSWAVRTRRISPFSGAARFIRERVDPWLVAPMERRLLRAGGTPTSAPLWALAVVILGGLLLISTIQFLRNELIMLFMASQSGSSLVAVLIRWTFSILRIALFARVISSWVGGGPYSKWWRWSYQLTEWFLAPLRSVIPTIGMIDISVLVAYFGLGILESLIVNALMR
- a CDS encoding VanZ family protein codes for the protein MSFLRLGALLCSVVVIITATLLPFNPIVSSQIPPQWCLRCGGLWLTDAVSNVLLFVPFGLAAAWVLSRLRGGLRIGMALGLGLVFSLGIEWLQSIGVPPSRSAALADVITNGLGALFGATLVVCGPWLVRPSEMGARVLHASWLGGALGVFVLTALAMAPRSPAVAHGSVSAEASPYPHVPGQAWYGGSNDSVLVNGRVQFTRGWSGPFIVQLDAEPDTVRVQNFVRGREAEPYAVPLVFLHLPGDTAPVMQLRVNKDAAELGVTRRAWSWGLTFPSVVLDGAFAGRSLDDPRELVLSGMASRHTLELRSGSVSGSGDVARVELLPTVGWAMLQSLVTVQSRWAWMVEMAWLGVLLFPVGWWRGRVSVFDALVVLGCYWLLAWLDWTGRVGIWEMGVSVGYVMIGGWVNGKLRQPGGRKPLRRKPLVQQP
- a CDS encoding acyl-CoA dehydrogenase, giving the protein MSHTVSESVRPPLTLLSEEEELFRAAVAELAESEVRPRVRAMEEAGKVDASLTAKFFELGLMGIELPEQYGGAGGSLMMVTLAVEELSKVDASAAIQVDVQNTLVNYPLHRYGNDEQRARILPRMTADTIGAYALSEPGSGSDAFGLATRAARAEGGWVLNGSKAWITNGGEASVFVVFANTRPDMGYKGITAFIVELGMEGFTVGKKEDKLGIRASSTTSLHFENVFVPDANVLGDVGTGYKIAIETLNEGRIGIGAQMLGVAQGALNAAVGYLKERKQFGKALAEFQGIQFQVAQAATELEAARLMVYNAARLKDAGQDIAREGAMAKLYASQMCERVTSLCVELFGGYGYTREYPVEKYYRDAKIGTIYEGTSNMQLQTIAKAVLR